TTTGGCGTCGGCCACATCCCGCAGGTACAGGGCCTCGTAGGCCTGGCGGCCCTGGACCGTGGTGGTGCGGCATTCCACGCGGCGTCCCAGAAGCGTCTCCTCCACATAGGTCTTGATCTGCTCGCAGTTGACGAACTCGCTTTGGCTGGTGGCGAAGTCCGGGGGGCGCTGCCGCACGCAGACGTAGACCAGGCCGTTGTCCGGGCCTGTGGCCCCCAGGGAGGCCAGGCAGTCGCGGGTTTTCTCCTCGAAGGTCTTCCAGCCCGGGGGCAGGACGATGCTGAAGCCGTATTCCGTATTGGCGCTGCGCACGGGCGGGGGCAGCTCCTGTTCACGGCAGGCGGCCAGGGCGGCCAGGACGGCCACCGCGGCCAGGAGTGCGACCATGCCGTGGGTTGCACGCCATGAACGCGGCGGCTGCCCGGCCGACCGGGACGGATGACGGGATGCGGACATGCTCCATGTCTACCCCAACCCCGGCGAAAAGCAAAACCCGCACGGCCCGTGCATTCGGACGTTGCTGTGCCGTGGCCCGTTTCCGGCTCCTTGCCGGGAGCCCTCACGGCAGGGGGCGGCGCATGCGTCGCCAAAGCCGTCCCGGTGACGTGAATACGATGCGCGGCTTGCATGATGTGGCAAAAGGTCTTATTGTTTGTTAATAAGTCTTCTTTGATCGTCCCACGGCGCACAGCCCCTCCACAAGGAGGACCGGTCCATGATCAACGGCATTTCCTCCAATCTGCAGGCCCTTTCGGCCTTCGCTACGTCCCAGGCGGTCACGGCCGACAACGTGGCCAACGTCAATACCGACGGGTATCAGTCCGCCCGGGTAACCCTGGAGACCGGCCAGGGCGGCTATGGCGTGGCCGTGCAGGACATTTCCCGGGACCAGGCCCCCGGTCCCTTGCGCTATGAGGAACTTCCCGTGGAGACTGCCGATGGCCGCACCGAAGGGGAGTGGACGGCCGTGGAGGGCAGCAACGTGGACCTCTCCACCGAGATGGTGCATATGATCAACGACGAAAACGCCTATTCCGCCAACCTGGCCTCCATCCGCACCCAGGACGAACTGGTCGGCTCCATCCTGAACATGATTGCCTAGGTTCCCTCCCGCCTCCTGGCTGCCCCGGCGCATTGGCCCTCTGCGGCCGGGAAGGATTTCGACTGGCCCATATTGTCCGCATGTTGCAGAAATCGCGTCAGGAAATTGACATGGGGGCGACGGCCGCTTACAGTTCTTTTTGGCCGTGTGCGTCCCGTGGTGGAAAGGGATGGGACGGGTCTCACGGGACAGTGGGGCGCGACGATCCAGGAGGGCGGATGGAACTGAATCTGGGCGGCATCGTGGGAAAAAGCCCGGTGTTGGATGAGGTCTACCGTATTCTGGGCAAGGTGGCCCCCACGGACAGCACGGTTTTGGTCACCGGCGAGTCCGGCACGGGCAAGGAACTGTTGGTGCGGGCCCTGCATTGCAACAGCCGCCGCCAGGGCAGGCCCTTTGTCCCGGTCAACTGCGGGGCCATTCCCCGCGAACTTCTGGAATCCGAGCTTTTCGGCCACGAGAAGGGGGCCTTCACCTCGGCCATCCGCAGCCGTCCCGGCCGCTTCGAGCTGGCCGACGGCGGCACCATCTTTCTCGACGAGATCGGGGAGATGGATTTGAGCCTCCAGGTGAAAATCCTGCGTGTGCTTCAGGAAAAAGAATTCGAGCGGGTGGGCGGCACCAAGACCATGAAGGCCGATGTGCGCATCGTGGCCGCCACCAACCGCGACCTGGAAGAGGAGGTCCGGACGGGACGCTTCCGGGAAGACCTGTTTTATCGCTTAAACGTCATCCCCCTGCATCTGCCGCCGCTTCGGGAACGCGGCGAGGACATCCTGCTTCTGGCCGACCATTTTCTGAACCGGTTCTGCAAGCAGAAGCAGCGCAAGAAACTGGGCCTTCCGGCCCGTTCCCGCGACCTTTTCCTCAGGTATCCCTGGCCGGGCAACGTCCGTGAACTGGAAAACTTCATGGAGCGCCTGTCCATTTTATGCGAACACGACGAGATCCTCCCCGAGGATCTGCCGCAAAAGATTCTCGACGCCGCGGGCCTGGCCGCGCCTGAAGCCCCGGTGGCGGCCTGTGCGCCCGCAAACGGCTTCGTGTGGCCCACCATTGGGCATTTGCGGGAAAAATCGTTGGGATTGAAGGAATTTCTGGATCAGGTGGAGGAGCGCCTTTTGCTTGAAGCCCTGGAAGAGGCCGGTGGCGTCAAGAACCAGGCCGCCGAGATCCTCTGCATCAAGCGGACCACGCTCATCGAGAAGCTCAAAAAACGGAACCTGGCGGCCGACTGACGGTTGGGCGGCTTGGTCCCGCCGCCGTGCAGGCGTTGAGGCTGCCCCTTGGAGGCTCCGGCGCAGGGTGGCGGCTGGCGCGTCCCGGCCGGACAATCCGCCAGACGGCGACGGGGCGAAGCCTGTCCGGGACACGGCGGCCGGGGCCGCCCCCCCCATGGCCCCAAAGCGTGGCTATTAGCATGGTCCTTGCATGATGCGCCCCGTGATCACACGCTTTTTCGCCGGCTCCCTCCGGCTTCTGCTCCTTGCGGCCCTTCTGGCCGCGCCAACCCGGCCTGTCTGGGCCGCCACCTATTCCTTCACCACCAAGTCGGACATGGACACCCTGTCGGTGGGCTTTCCTCCCCAGGTTGGCTATCCCACCGTGACCCGCACCGGGGTCAAGGAGATCAGCCTGATCTTTCCGCCCGGGGCCGAAGGGGTGGCCGCCCCTCCCGCGACCCTGGATTTCAGCCAGTCCCGGTTCATCGAAGGCGTGCGGCCCATCCCCGGCGGGTTGGCCGTGCTGCTGCGTTCCAATGCCGTGGGGTTTGTCGGCTGGCCGGCAGGCGAGGGGGGGCTCAAGCTCCAAATTTACCGTGATCCGCAAGGGGCCAAATGGACTCCGCCGGGCCCGGCCCCGGGCCAGAAGACCCCGGCCGCCTCCGATCCGGCGCCCGGCCCGCCGCCCCAGGCCGCCCCGGCCGGAGACAAAAATCCCGCGCCCAAGGGGATGCCGCCGGGGGAGAAACGCCCCGTGGACCTGCCGCCCCTGACCCAGCCCGAACCGGCCGTCCCGGTGGCCGGCCCTGCTCCCAAACCGTCGGCCGGGCCGGTCCCGCCGCCGCAAGCGGAAAGGGGGGGAGCTGTTTCGGCCCCGGTCGCACCCCCCGCCGCACCGCCGGTCGCCGCAGACCCATCCCGGGAGCCATTTTTTTCCGTCCCCCATTCCCTGCGGGCCGGTGTCGAACGGGCCGGGCCCACCGAGGCGGCTGTGCTTCGGCCCGAAGGGTCGATCCCCCCGCCATCCCCGTCATCCCCGCCATCCCGGAAGGATGCGTCTGCGGACGCAAAACAACCCGCGACCGGCCAGCCGACCACGCCGCCCCCGGCTGTCCCCGCCGCCCCGACTGCGCCGCCGCTTGCCGCGCCACCCCAGACGCCATCCGGAGACACGTCCGGCCGCACCTCCGGGCTGCCTCCCCTGCCGCCGGGGCTGGAGAGCCGGGAGGGAGAGCTCAAGGCCCGGGTGACCCCGCCCTCGCCGCCCATTGCCGCCGCGCCGGTGGCGCCGGTTTTTTCAGGCCCCCAGGCCGTGCGTTCCAAGGTTTCCCGCGACGCGCCGCCGCCGGGAACGCCTGGGGAGCCCTTGCCGCCGCCGACCGTACCCGCCGCCGCTCCCGAACCGGCTGCACCAAGTCCGTCCGCACCAGTGCCCGAGCAGGCCGCACCGGCCGCGCCTGTCGGTTCCCCGGCCTCCGGAGAACCCGGGCAACCGGCCACGGAACCGGCCACGGAACCGACTGAGGAGGAGCCGCCCCTCGAGCAGGCCCAGGCCGAATCCGAGAACGACGGCATGCTTATGGCTGCCCAGGCCAAGCGGCTCGTCGGGGAAAACGAAGAGGCCCTGGCGATGCTTACGGTGCTCAAGGAGCGCAACACGCTGACCCCCGAACAGCGCGAGGAAACCCTCTACGCCCGGGCCGAAACCCTCTACGACATCAACAAAAAAGATCCCCTGGCCCATTTCGACGCCATCCAGGGGGCCTTTCAGGAGGCCCTGAACTACAACGCCAAATCGAGCCACATCCCCGGGGCCCTTTTGGTGCTCGGCATGCTCAACCTCAAGGCCGGAAACATCCCCGAGGCCACGGCCTATTTCAGCATCCTACGCAAGCGCTATCCCAACGACGAAAACATCCCCCTGATCCATTTCTACTGGGGCGAGCATTATTTTGAAAAGGGCGACTATCAGAAGGCGGCCAAGGAATATCAGGAACTCATCCAGCGTTATCCGGAAAGCAGATATGTACGCGAGGCGTCCATGGGCATGGCTAAGTCCCTGGTGCGTCTTGGGCAATACAAGGAGGCATGGCAGATTGCGGACTACATCGAAAAACGCTGGCCCAGATACTATACGGAATTTCCGCCACTCCTGCGTATCAATGGGGAGATCACGTATCGGCTTGGCGACTTCAAGAAGTCGAAGGACTATTATCTGACCTCCTACAACATCGATCCCAACTCCGAAGGATCGGACCTGGTCCTGGCCCGGCTTGGCGACATCGCCTCCCACCTGGGCAAGGCCAGGGAGGCCACGGAATTTTATGAGCTGGACGTGTCCCGGTTCCCGGACAAGGAGGGCGGCCTGATCTCCAAGATGCGACTGGCCGAGCGCGGCGTGTATGACGACCCGAGCATAAGCGACATGTTTTCGGCCTTCGACAAGCCCGTACAGGGCGGACCCGAGGCCATCTACTCTCAGATCGTGCGTGACCATCCCCAAAGCCCCCTGGCCCCGCTGGCCCAGCTCAAACTGGCCATGTGGCAGTTGTACAAGGATCGCCACCTCCAGGCCCTGGAGTCGGCGACGACCTTTGAGAAGATGTTTCCGAACAATCCCCTGTCGCAGCGGGCCGGAGAGGTGGCGGCCACGGCCTTTGACCGCATGGTCGAACCCATGCTGCGCAACCAGCAATATGTCCAGATTGCGGAGTTGTGGCGGGAACACCCCCTCCTGGAAAAGCACCGCTCCATCATTTCCGACAAGGGGCAACTGGCTGCGGCCCTGAGTTTTCTGCGCACCGGAAATCCCGGGGAGAGCCTGCGGCTGGCGCTGCCTTTTGTGCAGCCGACGCAGACCGAGCCCGGGGTCAATGCCCTGCTTCTGGCCCTGCACATCTATCAGGAAGGCAGTGCCTGGCGGGAGATTTTAAGCCTGCTGGACAAGGTACGCGACTGGAAGTTCACCATGGACCAGCGCCAGCGCCTGGAATACTCCGCCGCCCAGGCCTTGGAGCATCTGGGGGACACGGCCCGCAGCCGCCCCCTGTGGGCCAGGCTGGCCGCGGATTTCAGCCTGCCTGCCCCGCGCCGGGCCATCGCCATGTATTATCAGGCCAAGGAGGCCAAGGCCAAAAACGATCCGGAAAAGACCCTGGTGTTCGCCCAGGAGGCCATGGCCCTGTTGCGGGAAAACAACCTCGATCAGGACAAGATCGTGGATTGCCTGAACATGCTGGTGGACGCCGCCAAAAGCCTCGGCCAGTACCCCCAGGCCCTGGACTATGCCGAGCAGTATGGCAAGACCCTGCCCGAAAACGGCCCGGACTTCGCCGCCAACCGCTTCCGCATGGCCGCCATCTACCGCGAAATGGGCGAAACGGACAAATGGCGCTCCACCCTGGAACAGATGCGGGACGCCATGCCGAATACCCTCTACGGCCGCATGGCCGCGTCGGAGCTTTCGGCCCGGGCCTTGGAGGATCGCGCCGACGCCTTGACCAGAAGCAATTGACGCCCGGCGTCCCGGGCGTGATGTTCGCGGCCGTCCGTCATGGGAGAGGCCGGGCAGGCCAGGTCACTGCCGCTACCTGCCGTATCCTGTCGAAGCGCCGGGAGACCTCGGGACGCGGGGCCAGGGACCATGTCCACGTCTCGCCTCCAGGCGGCAGACTGATCCCGTAGAGCAGATCCGTCTCCTCCAAAATCCCGTTCTCGTCCACATCCCGACTCACCGTATCCGTGACCAGGCATCGTACGCCCGGCAACCCGCCAAGCCAGTCCACATGCGCCGCCACGATCCGGCGGCAGACCTGCGTCGTCTCTTCCTCGCGACATCCCAGTTTCATCAGCCGCGCCTTGACCGGCAGGGCCAGTTGCGACAGCACGTTCGCCGAGATCGTCAGGACCGGAGCACAGTTTCCCAGCACTTCCGGCGCAACCGGCCTGATCGCCCTCACGTCCACGCCCTTGCGCCACGCCCCGGCCTGCTTCAGAAGCCCCGTCAGGTCCGTTTCCACCAGCCCGACATTGCCTTGCCCCCGAATCTCCCACCGCACCCGCAACGGATGCACCGCGTCCGCCAGCACCACCCGCTCAAACATCCCCGCCAAGCGCCGCACCGGCACATCGTGGCAATACCCTGAGCCGCAGACCACAACCGTGCCTCGCCCCGGACACCCCTGCGCCGCCCGGAGCACCGCCTCGCGGCATCTTTGCAAATGAGGCTCCCACTCCCGTCGGCATCGCCTGTACCGCGCGCCCATGGCCACGGTCTCGGCCACAAGCCCCAGCCCCCGGGCCGCCCAACCCGCCGGAGTGGCCAGCCACTCCACACCCTCGCGCAGCATGAGACCCCCATAATCGGGGCGGCAGCCCCGCTTGGCGTCGAGGCTGCCGCCCCGAACCCCGCCCGGGGGGAATCATTCCCCCCGGACCCCCCGGTTACCGGCGGCCGCTTCGGCGCGGGGCTCGCCCCGCGCCGAAGCGGCCGCCGGAAAACCCGGTGGTGCGCGGGAAGTGATACCAGCCCGGTGGGCGGGAGGGAATCGCGAAGCGCGTCAAAGTTTTTCGGAGGGGGATCCAAGGGGGAACCCTTTTTTCAAAAAGGGTTCCCCCTTGGCCGCCGGAGGCCTCCCCCTTTCCCTACTCCCCGCTTGGGGCGTCGGGCGGGTAGATGGCGTCCATTTCGGCCTTGAGGCTGGCGAAGCCGCCGGTTTCGATGGCCTCGCGGATGCGCTTTGTGAGCGAGAGGAAGAAGGTGAGATTATGGATGGTGTTTAAGCGATAGGAGAGCAGTTCCTTGGCGATGTAGAGATGCCGCAGGTAGGCCCGGGAAAAGGTGCGGCAGGCGTAGCAGGAGCAGGCCGGGTCCAGGGGGGAGTCATCGTCGCGGAAGGCGGCCTTTTTGACGTTGACCTTGCCCGTGGAGGTGAAAAGTGTCCCGTTTCTGGCGTTTCGGGTGGCCAGCACACAGTCGAACATGTCGATCCCGGCGGCCACCCCGGCCAGGATGTCCTGGGGCGCGCCCACGCCCATGAGGTAGCGCGGCTTGTTGTCGGGCAGGTGGGGCACGGAGGAATGGATGATGGCGTGCATTTCCGGGCGCGGCTCGCCCACGCTGACCCCGCCCAGGGCGTGGCCGTCGAAGCCAAGGGAAGTGATCTGGGCCGCGCTTTCGGCCCGCAGTTCCGGATAAAATCCGCCCTGCACGATGCCGAAAAGGAGCTGGCCACGGTGCAGGGGCGGGTGCGCCTCGCGGCAGCGTTGGGCCCAGGCCGTGGTCAGGGCCAGGGATTTTTTGGTGTAGTCGAAGTCCGCGCCGTAGGGCACGCACTCGTCGAGCACCATCATGATGTCCGATCCGAGGTTCTGCTGGATGGAGACGACTTTCTCGGGGCTGAAAAAGTGCCTGGAGCCGTCGATATGCGAGGCGAACTCCACGCCGTCCGGGGTCAGGCGGCGCAGGCCCGCCAGGCTGAAGACCTGGAAGCCGCCGCTGTCGGTCAGGATGGGGCCGTCCCAGGCCATGAACCGGTGCAGGCCGCCAAGCCTTGCGATGAGCTCGTCGCCGGGGCGCAAATAGAGATGGTAGGTGTTGCCCAGAAGGATCTGCGTGCCGATCTCGCGCAGGTCGCGCGGGCACAGGCTTTTGACGGTGCCCTGGGTGCCCACGGGCATGAACGCCGGGGTCTGCACCACGCCGTGCGCGGTGGCCAGCGACGCGCGGCGGGCGGCGCCGTCGCGGGCGGTGATGGTGAATGTGCCTGGGGTGGTCATGGGAGAGGGGGGATACCCGATGCCC
Above is a genomic segment from Desulfolutivibrio sulfodismutans DSM 3696 containing:
- a CDS encoding tetratricopeptide repeat protein, giving the protein MMRPVITRFFAGSLRLLLLAALLAAPTRPVWAATYSFTTKSDMDTLSVGFPPQVGYPTVTRTGVKEISLIFPPGAEGVAAPPATLDFSQSRFIEGVRPIPGGLAVLLRSNAVGFVGWPAGEGGLKLQIYRDPQGAKWTPPGPAPGQKTPAASDPAPGPPPQAAPAGDKNPAPKGMPPGEKRPVDLPPLTQPEPAVPVAGPAPKPSAGPVPPPQAERGGAVSAPVAPPAAPPVAADPSREPFFSVPHSLRAGVERAGPTEAAVLRPEGSIPPPSPSSPPSRKDASADAKQPATGQPTTPPPAVPAAPTAPPLAAPPQTPSGDTSGRTSGLPPLPPGLESREGELKARVTPPSPPIAAAPVAPVFSGPQAVRSKVSRDAPPPGTPGEPLPPPTVPAAAPEPAAPSPSAPVPEQAAPAAPVGSPASGEPGQPATEPATEPTEEEPPLEQAQAESENDGMLMAAQAKRLVGENEEALAMLTVLKERNTLTPEQREETLYARAETLYDINKKDPLAHFDAIQGAFQEALNYNAKSSHIPGALLVLGMLNLKAGNIPEATAYFSILRKRYPNDENIPLIHFYWGEHYFEKGDYQKAAKEYQELIQRYPESRYVREASMGMAKSLVRLGQYKEAWQIADYIEKRWPRYYTEFPPLLRINGEITYRLGDFKKSKDYYLTSYNIDPNSEGSDLVLARLGDIASHLGKAREATEFYELDVSRFPDKEGGLISKMRLAERGVYDDPSISDMFSAFDKPVQGGPEAIYSQIVRDHPQSPLAPLAQLKLAMWQLYKDRHLQALESATTFEKMFPNNPLSQRAGEVAATAFDRMVEPMLRNQQYVQIAELWREHPLLEKHRSIISDKGQLAAALSFLRTGNPGESLRLALPFVQPTQTEPGVNALLLALHIYQEGSAWREILSLLDKVRDWKFTMDQRQRLEYSAAQALEHLGDTARSRPLWARLAADFSLPAPRRAIAMYYQAKEAKAKNDPEKTLVFAQEAMALLRENNLDQDKIVDCLNMLVDAAKSLGQYPQALDYAEQYGKTLPENGPDFAANRFRMAAIYREMGETDKWRSTLEQMRDAMPNTLYGRMAASELSARALEDRADALTRSN
- a CDS encoding flagellar basal body rod protein FlgC; the encoded protein is MINGISSNLQALSAFATSQAVTADNVANVNTDGYQSARVTLETGQGGYGVAVQDISRDQAPGPLRYEELPVETADGRTEGEWTAVEGSNVDLSTEMVHMINDENAYSANLASIRTQDELVGSILNMIA
- a CDS encoding sigma-54 interaction domain-containing protein, translated to MELNLGGIVGKSPVLDEVYRILGKVAPTDSTVLVTGESGTGKELLVRALHCNSRRQGRPFVPVNCGAIPRELLESELFGHEKGAFTSAIRSRPGRFELADGGTIFLDEIGEMDLSLQVKILRVLQEKEFERVGGTKTMKADVRIVAATNRDLEEEVRTGRFREDLFYRLNVIPLHLPPLRERGEDILLLADHFLNRFCKQKQRKKLGLPARSRDLFLRYPWPGNVRELENFMERLSILCEHDEILPEDLPQKILDAAGLAAPEAPVAACAPANGFVWPTIGHLREKSLGLKEFLDQVEERLLLEALEEAGGVKNQAAEILCIKRTTLIEKLKKRNLAAD
- the tgt gene encoding tRNA guanosine(34) transglycosylase Tgt, with the translated sequence MTTPGTFTITARDGAARRASLATAHGVVQTPAFMPVGTQGTVKSLCPRDLREIGTQILLGNTYHLYLRPGDELIARLGGLHRFMAWDGPILTDSGGFQVFSLAGLRRLTPDGVEFASHIDGSRHFFSPEKVVSIQQNLGSDIMMVLDECVPYGADFDYTKKSLALTTAWAQRCREAHPPLHRGQLLFGIVQGGFYPELRAESAAQITSLGFDGHALGGVSVGEPRPEMHAIIHSSVPHLPDNKPRYLMGVGAPQDILAGVAAGIDMFDCVLATRNARNGTLFTSTGKVNVKKAAFRDDDSPLDPACSCYACRTFSRAYLRHLYIAKELLSYRLNTIHNLTFFLSLTKRIREAIETGGFASLKAEMDAIYPPDAPSGE